The Gemmata palustris genome includes a region encoding these proteins:
- a CDS encoding redoxin domain-containing protein, whose protein sequence is MSRAAHIGLTGAVLAMVGVLVGFSEPARTSAADPDVSTDRLNKEIENVKFAAVDGKTPALRDFAGEKGTVVVFLSFDCPVSNSYAGALAELHKTYAARGVKFLALVPTDDSAERIAKKSTEFKLPFPALSDSKLAAAEAFKAIVTPEAFVLDHNHVLRYRGRIDNQYYGRLKKNPQVTEHDLRDALEALTAGKNVSAPATRAIGCHIDAKERKVTSDTVTYHRDVQPILQKHCQSCHRPGDVGPFALMTYKQALNWASDIVHYTQSKEMPPWKPSAGLEFKNARSLTARELDTLALWEKTGCPEGDPKDAPPPVKFPAGWRLGEPDLVVEVPDDFHVGAAGKDTFRCFVLPTGLKEDKYVVAYEVRPGNATVVHHTLNYFDTTGKARKLETAERERKKLADELDRGSGYPVAMGLGFIPNQADAPRPEIPAVGSLGGWAPGQLGTQFPESSGVLLPKEAEIVLQVHYHRTGKPEKDRTKVGLYFAKKPVEKPWTTLVVGGMSPLTLIPAGKAKHVEKGSAWTTADANLHSVMPHMHLLGRSVKVSLTPPGGETVVLVDIKDWDYNWQESYWFAKPVFAKAGTRIDVEAVFDNSDKNPHNPSNPPKLVRFGEETTNEMLFGFLGATPVGKERVRVLRTDPNKK, encoded by the coding sequence ATGTCTCGGGCGGCTCACATCGGGTTGACGGGCGCGGTTCTCGCGATGGTCGGTGTTCTGGTCGGGTTCTCGGAGCCGGCGCGCACGTCCGCCGCGGACCCGGACGTCAGCACGGACCGACTCAACAAGGAAATTGAGAACGTGAAGTTCGCCGCGGTCGACGGGAAAACGCCCGCGCTCCGGGATTTCGCGGGCGAAAAGGGCACGGTCGTCGTGTTCCTCTCGTTCGACTGCCCGGTCTCGAACAGCTACGCGGGCGCCCTCGCGGAACTTCACAAAACCTACGCCGCAAGGGGCGTCAAGTTCCTTGCACTCGTCCCGACGGACGACAGCGCGGAGCGGATCGCGAAGAAAAGCACAGAGTTCAAACTCCCCTTCCCCGCCCTGTCTGACAGCAAACTCGCGGCGGCTGAAGCGTTCAAGGCGATCGTCACGCCGGAAGCGTTCGTCCTCGATCACAACCACGTCCTGCGGTACCGCGGACGGATCGACAATCAGTATTACGGCCGTCTGAAGAAGAACCCCCAGGTGACCGAACACGACCTGCGGGACGCACTCGAAGCGCTCACCGCGGGCAAGAACGTGTCGGCCCCCGCGACGCGGGCCATCGGCTGTCACATTGACGCGAAAGAGCGGAAGGTCACCTCCGACACCGTTACCTACCACCGCGACGTGCAGCCGATCCTCCAAAAACACTGCCAGAGCTGCCACCGACCCGGTGACGTGGGGCCGTTCGCGCTGATGACGTACAAACAGGCGCTCAACTGGGCCTCCGACATCGTCCACTACACACAGTCGAAGGAAATGCCGCCGTGGAAGCCGAGCGCGGGGCTGGAGTTCAAGAACGCCCGCAGTTTGACCGCACGCGAACTCGACACGCTCGCGTTGTGGGAAAAGACCGGGTGCCCCGAGGGTGACCCGAAGGACGCCCCGCCGCCCGTCAAGTTCCCGGCCGGCTGGCGCCTGGGCGAACCGGACCTCGTGGTCGAAGTGCCCGACGACTTCCATGTCGGCGCTGCCGGCAAGGACACGTTCCGCTGCTTCGTGCTCCCCACGGGGTTGAAGGAAGACAAGTACGTGGTCGCTTACGAGGTGAGGCCGGGCAACGCGACCGTCGTTCACCACACGCTCAACTACTTCGACACCACCGGTAAGGCGCGCAAGCTCGAAACCGCCGAGCGCGAGCGCAAGAAACTCGCGGACGAACTGGATCGCGGTTCCGGTTACCCGGTGGCAATGGGCCTCGGCTTCATCCCGAACCAGGCGGATGCGCCGCGCCCCGAAATCCCGGCGGTCGGGTCGCTCGGCGGCTGGGCGCCGGGGCAACTCGGCACGCAATTCCCCGAGAGTTCCGGCGTGCTGCTGCCCAAGGAAGCGGAGATCGTGCTCCAGGTCCACTACCACCGCACCGGGAAGCCCGAAAAGGACCGCACGAAGGTCGGGCTGTACTTCGCGAAGAAGCCGGTCGAGAAGCCGTGGACCACGCTCGTCGTGGGGGGAATGTCACCGCTCACACTCATCCCCGCGGGCAAGGCCAAGCACGTCGAGAAAGGTTCCGCGTGGACCACCGCGGACGCGAACCTTCACAGCGTGATGCCGCACATGCACCTGCTCGGCCGGAGCGTGAAGGTGAGCCTGACCCCGCCGGGCGGCGAAACCGTCGTGCTCGTGGACATCAAGGACTGGGATTACAACTGGCAGGAATCGTACTGGTTCGCGAAACCCGTGTTCGCGAAGGCGGGTACCAGGATCGATGTGGAGGCCGTGTTCGATAACTCCGACAAGAACCCCCACAACCCCAGCAACCCGCCGAAACTCGTGCGGTTCGGCGAAGAGACCACGAATGAAATGCTGTTCGGGTTCCTCGGTGCCACGCCCGTCGGTAAGGAGCGCGTCCGCGTGCTGCGAACCGACCCCAACAAGAAGTAA
- a CDS encoding serine/threonine protein kinase, with the protein MPSDSIAGFFDHAKANRVLFPDQVEQLIRQPDAPQTDLTALCSYLLEKGVLTRFQADAIREGRGQDLSFANYPVVDEIGPCPGGTAYRALHPSLRTPVVLRRLNTSAFGQNTSTSGVIKRARAFGMLPHANLLPLLDAGEYRGEAYAVLEQPSDAADLGSLLIEIGGAMPGFLAAEYGWAVAAALGTIHERGGWHGEVRPGLVIVGPLTAKAYPDGTTKRRPAHNATAKLAETGLIPAHALGTQNLPVPDVLAYLPPESLDENIYDARSDLYGLGASLYLLLAGRPPHTAETLSELADKIRSAEPTPLERLRPDVPSEFAAFVMRMIAKRPEDRPQTAQEAQDALAPFCRAGILPPPPPPAVPMAVPVSSVTSIPVVREVAMPVAVPVAPPEPDGWGVNPDAFAEAQAASAADSGQTRRRKLSSKDKNRSRLLIVLGLCLHLTAFGTLAAWVGGYISFDSSPDPVEKKDKEKEKPKAKQPREKPQS; encoded by the coding sequence ATGCCCTCCGATTCGATTGCCGGCTTCTTCGATCACGCCAAGGCGAACCGCGTGCTGTTCCCCGATCAGGTGGAGCAGCTCATTCGTCAGCCGGACGCCCCACAAACCGACCTCACCGCGCTGTGCTCGTACTTACTGGAAAAGGGCGTACTCACGCGGTTCCAGGCCGACGCGATCCGCGAGGGGCGCGGCCAGGATCTGAGTTTCGCCAATTACCCGGTGGTCGATGAGATCGGCCCGTGCCCGGGGGGAACCGCATACCGTGCCCTTCACCCGTCGCTCCGCACCCCGGTCGTCCTGCGGCGATTGAACACGAGTGCGTTCGGGCAAAACACTTCGACATCGGGCGTCATCAAACGCGCGCGCGCCTTTGGGATGCTCCCACACGCGAACCTGCTCCCGCTCCTTGATGCAGGAGAGTACCGCGGGGAAGCGTATGCCGTGCTGGAACAGCCCAGCGATGCGGCGGATCTCGGTTCGCTCTTGATCGAAATCGGCGGGGCCATGCCGGGGTTCCTCGCGGCCGAATACGGCTGGGCGGTCGCCGCGGCGCTGGGCACGATCCACGAGCGCGGCGGTTGGCACGGCGAGGTCCGACCCGGACTGGTGATCGTCGGCCCGCTCACGGCGAAAGCCTACCCCGACGGAACGACGAAGCGCCGGCCCGCGCACAACGCGACCGCGAAACTCGCCGAAACGGGACTGATCCCGGCCCACGCGCTGGGTACGCAAAACTTGCCGGTCCCCGATGTCCTGGCGTACCTCCCACCGGAGAGCTTGGACGAGAACATTTACGACGCGCGTAGTGACCTTTACGGCTTGGGCGCGTCACTTTACCTGTTACTCGCAGGTCGGCCCCCGCACACCGCCGAAACGTTGAGCGAACTCGCGGACAAGATTCGCTCCGCGGAGCCCACCCCGCTCGAGCGACTGCGACCCGACGTTCCTTCCGAGTTTGCCGCGTTCGTCATGCGCATGATTGCGAAGCGACCCGAAGATCGGCCTCAGACTGCTCAGGAAGCACAAGACGCGCTGGCTCCCTTTTGTCGCGCGGGCATTCTTCCCCCTCCACCGCCACCCGCGGTGCCGATGGCCGTACCGGTTTCGTCGGTGACCTCCATTCCGGTCGTGCGCGAAGTCGCGATGCCCGTGGCGGTGCCGGTCGCCCCCCCGGAACCGGACGGCTGGGGCGTGAACCCGGACGCCTTCGCCGAGGCCCAAGCTGCGTCCGCGGCCGATTCGGGGCAAACGCGCCGGAGAAAATTGTCCAGCAAGGACAAGAATCGCTCGAGGCTGTTGATCGTGCTCGGGCTGTGCCTGCACCTGACGGCGTTCGGCACGCTCGCCGCGTGGGTGGGCGGGTACATCAGTTTCGATTCGAGCCCCGATCCGGTCGAGAAGAAAGACAAGGAAAAAGAGAAGCCCAAGGCGAAGCAGCCCCGCGAGAAACCCCAAAGCTAA
- a CDS encoding helix-turn-helix domain-containing protein yields MIARLENLRKSSVVFGHLTGLTVAAFDALAADVVPAVEAAHKKALERPNRQRAVGGGDDFDLSTADQVLLTVIWLRQYPTNEVLGFLFGVSDSTASPPAPGACRHWSKRAGTRCARPTPARPGAAVAGVARRHARSGGGNRLVRAKDPAPEAPSAGVLFGEEEGPHAQEPSGRR; encoded by the coding sequence ATGATCGCGCGCCTTGAGAACCTGCGGAAGTCCTCGGTCGTTTTTGGTCACCTGACCGGGTTGACCGTTGCCGCGTTCGATGCGTTGGCGGCTGATGTGGTCCCGGCCGTTGAAGCCGCGCACAAGAAGGCACTCGAGCGGCCCAACCGACAACGGGCGGTCGGAGGAGGCGACGACTTCGACCTGTCGACCGCCGATCAGGTGCTGCTGACGGTCATCTGGCTGCGCCAGTACCCGACCAATGAGGTACTCGGGTTCCTGTTCGGGGTGTCCGACTCGACGGCCAGCCCGCCCGCACCCGGTGCCTGCCGGCACTGGAGCAAGCGGGCCGGGACACGATGCGCACGCCCGACCCCGGCACGGCCCGGCGCAGCGGTTGCCGGCGTTGCTCGCCGGCACGCCCGGTCTGGCGGTGGTAATCGACTCGTTCGAGCAAAGGACCCCGCGCCTGAAGCGCCGTCCGCGGGCGTACTATTCGGGGAAGAAGAAGGCCCACACGCTCAAGAGCCAAGTGGCCGTAGATGA
- a CDS encoding transposase — MKALFLRELTESERGALRQGLRSREVLTLRAPRSCWPAPTKNPVPDLAPGRLRSQTVRNTIHAFEKEGAGCLAEKKRGPKDAQPILDEAKADPLKGILHQSPRRFGKARSTWTLDLLAEVAFEQELPRAGSPTRPSGRRSSAWGTGGSGPSSGSQVPTPPTREKKARPADPIGGVAPGVGAGVPRRVLVEPVGPPAMHAWSDDPLRLVEREVPKGDTDPKALSCYGLLRGDTGRMMLRFVSGRPVSQVTEDYLGWVCERLKAEGKKALLLVWDNAAWHVSKRVRVWIKGHNRKARAEGGVRIVACFLPVKSPWLNPIEPKWARQEGHRRTRPPAGSSRGPNPRVRLLRMRAPGAARTTIRLKLH; from the coding sequence ATGAAAGCACTGTTTCTTCGTGAGTTGACGGAATCCGAGCGCGGGGCGCTCCGACAGGGCCTCCGCAGCCGGGAAGTTCTTACCCTCCGCGCGCCCAGATCCTGCTGGCCAGCGCCGACCAAAAACCCCGTCCCAGATCTCGCGCCGGGTCGGCTGCGCTCGCAAACCGTTCGCAACACGATCCATGCCTTCGAGAAGGAGGGGGCCGGCTGCTTGGCCGAGAAGAAGCGCGGACCCAAGGATGCCCAGCCGATCCTCGACGAGGCGAAGGCCGATCCGCTCAAGGGCATCCTCCACCAGTCCCCGCGCCGCTTCGGCAAGGCCCGGAGCACCTGGACCCTGGATCTGTTGGCCGAAGTCGCCTTCGAGCAGGAGTTGCCCCGCGCCGGCTCTCCCACGAGGCCGTCCGGCAGGCGGTCAAGCGCCTGGGGCACGGGTGGAAGCGGGCCAAGCAGTGGATCACAAGTCCCGACCCCGCCTACGCGCGAAAAAAAAGCGCGACCGGCTGATCCGATTGGCGGCGTCGCACCCGGAGTGGGTGCTGGGGTACCAAGACGAGTGCTGGTGGAGCCGGTTGGCCCTCCCGCGATGCACGCCTGGTCCGACGACCCGTTGCGGCTGGTCGAGCGCGAGGTGCCGAAGGGCGATACCGACCCGAAGGCGCTGTCGTGCTACGGGCTGTTGCGCGGGGACACGGGCCGGATGATGTTGCGGTTCGTGTCGGGCCGCCCGGTCTCGCAAGTGACGGAGGACTACTTGGGTTGGGTGTGCGAGCGGCTGAAGGCGGAGGGGAAGAAGGCGCTACTGTTGGTGTGGGACAACGCGGCGTGGCACGTCAGTAAGCGCGTGCGGGTGTGGATCAAGGGCCACAACCGGAAGGCTCGTGCGGAGGGCGGGGTTCGGATCGTGGCGTGCTTCCTGCCGGTGAAGAGCCCGTGGCTCAACCCCATCGAGCCCAAGTGGGCGCGGCAAGAGGGCCATCGTCGAACCCGACCGCCTGCTGGCAGCAGTCGAGGTCCGAACCCGCGTGTGCGACTACTACGGATGCGAGCACCTGGAGCCGCTCGCACAACTATCCGCCTGAAGCTGCACTAG
- a CDS encoding HEAT repeat domain-containing protein, with amino-acid sequence MLKWFKRVLGAEGHISQRAIAARVRDSDPNVRQQVADHLGGITEPWACDELFVLLKDMMPEVRDAALNALRRQGPSATTVLIRALEYADPKVAVPAADVLGELKDLDAVRPLLLVMKFGSPETRAAAFRALISYGRAAIPALALALQDPDPWTQTRGEEILAAIRESIRAQENTAPDSSKGA; translated from the coding sequence ATGCTGAAATGGTTCAAGCGCGTCCTGGGTGCTGAAGGTCACATCTCGCAACGAGCCATTGCTGCGCGAGTCCGCGATTCCGACCCCAATGTGCGCCAACAAGTGGCCGATCACCTCGGCGGGATCACAGAACCGTGGGCCTGCGACGAACTGTTTGTTCTGCTCAAAGACATGATGCCCGAGGTCCGCGACGCGGCACTCAACGCGCTCCGGCGCCAGGGGCCAAGTGCAACGACCGTGCTGATTCGGGCACTCGAATACGCCGACCCAAAGGTAGCAGTACCGGCCGCCGATGTGCTCGGAGAATTGAAAGACCTCGACGCGGTTCGGCCACTACTTCTGGTGATGAAGTTCGGCTCACCCGAGACTCGGGCCGCGGCCTTTCGTGCTTTGATCTCCTACGGGCGCGCTGCGATTCCCGCACTGGCGCTCGCGCTGCAAGATCCCGATCCGTGGACCCAAACGCGCGGGGAGGAGATTCTCGCCGCGATCCGCGAGTCCATCCGAGCGCAAGAAAACACCGCGCCCGATTCGAGCAAAGGTGCGTGA
- a CDS encoding PAC2 family protein — protein sequence MPDIPKLTHPWFVAVWPGMGHVALNAGVYLLAKLGMTAVAEFESGELFDVTQVEVKDGVIQPARRPRNRFFVWTDPDKRHDLVVFLGEAQPPVGKFPFCRQVIEYARELGVERVITFAAMATDMRPEHPSRVFGAATDEDGVAELRRLDVTILEEGHIGGLNGVLLGAAAASGLRGNCFLGEMPQVFAQVPFPKASLAILEAFTMLTGVELDLDELAEQARAVEEQLGELLARVEDQYERPSEEGEGEADEDEGGEDFSGDEEEAESESGPAHEGIGYRYEGPDEPVSQTSVQRIEELFSRAATDRTKAFELKRELDRLGLFKRYEDRFLDLFKHTD from the coding sequence ATGCCCGACATCCCGAAGTTGACGCACCCGTGGTTCGTGGCCGTTTGGCCCGGGATGGGGCACGTGGCCCTGAACGCGGGCGTTTATCTGCTCGCGAAACTCGGCATGACCGCCGTGGCCGAGTTCGAGTCCGGTGAACTGTTCGACGTGACCCAGGTAGAAGTAAAGGACGGGGTGATCCAACCCGCTCGCCGGCCGCGGAACCGCTTTTTCGTGTGGACCGACCCGGACAAGCGGCACGACCTCGTTGTTTTTCTCGGCGAAGCCCAGCCCCCGGTGGGCAAGTTCCCGTTCTGCCGGCAAGTGATCGAGTACGCGCGCGAACTGGGCGTCGAGCGGGTGATTACGTTCGCGGCGATGGCGACGGACATGCGCCCCGAGCACCCGTCGCGCGTGTTCGGCGCGGCCACCGACGAGGACGGCGTGGCGGAACTGCGGCGGCTCGATGTGACCATTCTCGAAGAGGGGCACATCGGGGGGCTGAACGGCGTGCTGCTCGGGGCCGCGGCCGCGAGCGGGCTCCGCGGGAACTGCTTCCTCGGGGAGATGCCGCAGGTGTTCGCTCAGGTTCCGTTCCCAAAAGCGTCGCTCGCGATCCTCGAAGCGTTCACGATGCTGACGGGCGTGGAACTCGATCTCGATGAACTCGCGGAGCAGGCCCGGGCCGTTGAGGAGCAATTGGGCGAACTGCTCGCCCGCGTCGAGGACCAGTACGAGCGCCCGAGCGAGGAGGGCGAAGGGGAAGCGGACGAGGACGAGGGGGGCGAGGATTTTTCGGGCGACGAGGAGGAAGCCGAGAGCGAGAGCGGCCCCGCACACGAGGGGATCGGGTACCGGTACGAGGGGCCGGACGAGCCCGTTTCGCAGACCTCCGTGCAGCGGATCGAGGAACTGTTTTCGCGCGCCGCGACCGACCGCACCAAGGCGTTCGAGCTGAAACGCGAACTCGACCGGCTCGGGCTGTTCAAACGGTACGAGGACCGGTTCCTCGACTTGTTCAAGCACACCGACTAA
- a CDS encoding PDZ domain-containing protein, which translates to MKFARTLSLFTALAFAPVAIAAPPEKEPLKSDEKPIVVPFELLKSRHMAIQVKINDKGPYRLIFDTGAPTNLVNNKIAKASGILSKEDKGGLPLFGASMGAKTIKKLEIGDLKLEGMPTMVMDHPTVAAIADVVGPVEGIIGFPFFARYKMTIDYEKKEMTLTPSGYVPGDAMQGLMDKLMGASKGTKPEPNVVAPAAVWGFDVSRDKDDEDAGVVVGKVLAKSPAAIGGLKEGDRLLTLDGRWTDTIADTFLAASLVKPGKAVTLVVKRDGKEKKLTVTPGKGL; encoded by the coding sequence ATGAAATTCGCACGTACACTTTCCCTGTTCACGGCTCTTGCTTTCGCACCGGTTGCCATTGCTGCGCCGCCGGAAAAGGAACCGCTGAAGAGCGACGAAAAGCCGATCGTGGTTCCGTTCGAGCTGCTGAAATCGCGACACATGGCGATTCAGGTGAAGATCAACGATAAGGGACCGTACCGCTTGATCTTCGACACCGGCGCCCCCACGAACCTCGTCAACAACAAGATCGCGAAGGCGTCCGGGATACTATCGAAGGAAGATAAGGGCGGGTTGCCGCTGTTCGGTGCCTCGATGGGCGCGAAGACCATCAAGAAGCTCGAAATCGGCGACCTGAAGCTCGAGGGGATGCCCACGATGGTGATGGACCACCCCACGGTCGCGGCGATCGCGGACGTGGTCGGGCCGGTCGAGGGCATCATCGGGTTCCCGTTCTTCGCCCGTTACAAGATGACCATCGACTACGAAAAGAAGGAAATGACACTCACCCCCAGCGGGTACGTCCCGGGCGACGCGATGCAGGGCCTGATGGACAAACTCATGGGCGCGTCCAAAGGCACCAAGCCGGAACCGAACGTGGTCGCCCCCGCTGCGGTGTGGGGATTTGACGTGTCCCGCGACAAGGACGACGAAGACGCGGGCGTGGTGGTCGGCAAAGTGCTCGCGAAGAGCCCCGCGGCAATCGGCGGACTGAAGGAAGGCGACCGACTGCTGACGCTCGACGGGCGCTGGACCGATACGATCGCCGACACTTTCCTGGCCGCGTCGCTCGTGAAGCCGGGCAAAGCCGTGACACTCGTCGTGAAGCGCGACGGCAAGGAGAAGAAGCTCACCGTCACCCCCGGCAAGGGTTTGTGA
- a CDS encoding transposase family protein has translation MGELHPTGLGAAPRRKPRGKDRPPEDRKYNRAFSRRRIVVEHAIGRLRGSGRWRT, from the coding sequence ATGGGCGAACTGCACCCAACGGGGTTGGGCGCGGCCCCGCGACGCAAGCCGCGCGGGAAGGACCGTCCGCCAGAAGACCGGAAGTACAACCGCGCGTTCAGCCGGCGCCGGATCGTAGTGGAACACGCGATCGGGCGGTTGCGCGGTTCCGGGCGGTGGCGCACTTAA
- a CDS encoding PDZ domain-containing protein, translated as MRFRYALVLAAFLGLVPLAASRADDKAKATADAKVTAKAAKVEVPYRLTDTKHVMVRTKINGKGPFNLIVDTGAPAVFITKGVAKKAKAEEGEKGWVDFDSFELEGGLKVEKARGRVEDLIQLDGMNGMGLAGVELHGVIGYNVLARFRIEYDLTRDKLVFEPLAFDPPPLLPLGGKGGEGIQSMGPMVKMLTSLLGIKPNFDIAPRGFTGIEFDEKDGKVVVKSVLTGSPAEKAGLKVGDRITSVKTDTVDSGKDLAKALAKAGVGTKWRFHVTRDGKEEEIVVELGKGL; from the coding sequence ATGAGATTCCGCTACGCGCTCGTGCTCGCGGCGTTCTTGGGGCTGGTGCCCCTCGCCGCGTCGCGTGCGGACGATAAGGCCAAAGCCACCGCGGACGCGAAAGTGACCGCAAAAGCGGCGAAGGTCGAGGTACCGTACCGCCTCACCGACACGAAGCACGTGATGGTGCGCACGAAGATCAACGGTAAGGGGCCGTTCAACCTCATCGTGGATACAGGCGCCCCGGCCGTGTTCATCACGAAGGGCGTTGCGAAGAAGGCCAAGGCCGAGGAAGGCGAAAAGGGCTGGGTCGATTTCGACTCGTTCGAGTTGGAAGGCGGACTGAAGGTCGAAAAGGCCCGTGGTCGGGTCGAAGACCTGATTCAACTTGATGGCATGAACGGGATGGGGTTAGCCGGCGTCGAGCTGCACGGCGTGATCGGCTACAACGTGCTCGCGCGGTTCCGCATCGAGTACGACCTCACCCGCGACAAACTGGTGTTCGAGCCGCTCGCGTTCGACCCGCCGCCGCTCCTTCCGCTCGGCGGCAAGGGCGGCGAGGGCATCCAGTCGATGGGACCGATGGTGAAAATGCTCACATCGCTCCTCGGCATCAAGCCGAACTTCGATATCGCCCCGCGCGGGTTCACCGGGATCGAGTTCGACGAGAAAGACGGCAAAGTCGTCGTCAAATCGGTCCTCACGGGCAGCCCCGCCGAAAAAGCCGGACTCAAGGTCGGCGATCGTATCACCAGCGTCAAAACGGACACGGTCGACTCGGGCAAAGACCTAGCGAAGGCGCTCGCGAAAGCCGGGGTCGGCACCAAGTGGCGGTTCCACGTCACACGCGACGGCAAAGAAGAAGAGATCGTGGTCGAACTCGGAAAGGGGCTTTAA
- a CDS encoding carbohydrate-binding family 9-like protein — translation MLRSLAAVIAVGSVIGLALVPHATGAAPAEPDVLSPFPHPKGYVCYRAAGPVAIDGDLKDAAWDAVPWTDTFADIEGDKQPKPRFRTRVKMLWDDEALYIAAELEEPDVWATLKEHDSVIFADNDFEVFLDPDGDNHLYGELELNALNTTWDLLLTKPYKDGGNAVNAWEITGLKTAVKVNGTLNDPRDKDTGWTIEIKWPWKGLKELSGRPMPPKDGDQWRINFSRVEWDTELVGGKTQKVKGKPEHNWVWSPQGLIDMHRPERWGFLQFSTAKPGEAKFKPDVDWDIRDTLHRCYYAQRAYHKKNGKYTPTVADLGLKDLPGRVQAQTTRTGFEVSWMDRDTNPQKPIYTITHDARIRKE, via the coding sequence ATGCTTCGCTCGCTCGCGGCCGTTATTGCGGTCGGCTCCGTTATTGGGCTCGCGCTGGTGCCACACGCCACCGGTGCGGCACCAGCCGAACCCGACGTACTCTCCCCGTTCCCGCACCCCAAGGGCTACGTTTGCTACCGCGCCGCCGGGCCGGTTGCGATTGATGGCGACCTCAAGGACGCGGCCTGGGACGCGGTCCCGTGGACGGACACGTTCGCAGACATCGAGGGCGACAAGCAACCCAAGCCGCGGTTCCGCACGCGGGTGAAGATGCTCTGGGACGATGAGGCGCTGTACATCGCGGCGGAACTCGAAGAGCCGGACGTGTGGGCCACGCTCAAGGAGCACGATTCGGTCATCTTCGCTGATAACGATTTCGAGGTCTTTCTCGACCCCGATGGCGACAACCACCTCTACGGCGAACTCGAACTGAACGCGCTGAACACCACCTGGGACCTGCTCCTCACGAAGCCGTACAAGGACGGCGGAAACGCCGTGAATGCCTGGGAAATCACGGGCCTGAAGACCGCTGTGAAGGTGAACGGCACGCTGAACGACCCGCGCGACAAGGACACCGGCTGGACGATCGAAATCAAGTGGCCCTGGAAGGGGCTCAAGGAGCTCAGTGGGAGGCCGATGCCGCCGAAGGACGGCGACCAGTGGCGCATCAATTTCTCGCGCGTGGAATGGGACACGGAACTCGTCGGGGGCAAAACGCAGAAAGTGAAAGGCAAGCCCGAACACAACTGGGTCTGGTCCCCGCAGGGGTTGATCGACATGCACCGGCCGGAGCGCTGGGGGTTCCTCCAGTTCAGCACGGCCAAGCCGGGCGAGGCGAAATTCAAGCCCGATGTGGACTGGGACATTCGTGACACGCTCCACCGCTGCTACTACGCCCAGCGCGCGTACCACAAGAAGAACGGCAAGTACACGCCGACCGTGGCGGACCTCGGGTTGAAGGACTTGCCCGGTCGCGTACAAGCACAAACGACGCGGACGGGCTTCGAGGTGTCGTGGATGGACCGCGACACGAACCCGCAGAAGCCGATCTACACCATTACTCACGACGCGCGCATTCGCAAGGAATGA
- a CDS encoding PP2C family protein-serine/threonine phosphatase, translating to MAVTVEYAGLTDIGRVRKNNEDHFLIADLTKQLQVTQTSLTPPHSYGWKSGVTGHLFVVADGMGGLAGGELASGLAVETISWYVAKTMPWFYRYQDGREKELENELKNAVQAVQEAVKDAAEQSRFRKMGTTLTLACVLWPRVYVVHAGDSRFYLRRDGKLQLWTTDHTVGQRAVDDGLLTPAQAEASGLGNALWNCIGAGQRDVTPDLYHATLQPGDELLLCTDGLSRKVTDEAIHDILVSAPSAELAASALITAANDAGGFDNITVIVARMQPVSARDLNATPPDGIPLLASGV from the coding sequence ATGGCTGTCACGGTCGAGTACGCCGGGCTGACGGACATCGGCCGCGTGCGCAAGAATAACGAAGACCACTTCCTCATCGCGGACCTCACGAAACAGCTCCAAGTGACGCAGACGAGCCTGACCCCGCCCCACTCCTACGGGTGGAAATCGGGCGTTACCGGGCACCTGTTCGTTGTGGCCGACGGAATGGGCGGACTGGCCGGCGGGGAACTGGCCAGCGGCCTCGCGGTGGAAACGATTTCGTGGTACGTCGCGAAGACGATGCCGTGGTTCTACCGTTACCAGGACGGGCGCGAAAAGGAGCTGGAGAACGAACTCAAGAACGCGGTTCAGGCGGTTCAGGAAGCAGTTAAAGACGCGGCCGAGCAATCGCGGTTCCGCAAAATGGGCACGACGCTCACCCTCGCGTGCGTGCTGTGGCCGCGCGTGTACGTCGTTCACGCGGGCGACAGCCGCTTTTACCTCCGACGCGACGGCAAACTCCAGCTCTGGACCACCGACCACACGGTCGGGCAGCGCGCTGTGGACGACGGCTTGCTGACCCCCGCACAAGCGGAAGCGTCCGGGCTCGGCAACGCGCTCTGGAACTGCATCGGTGCGGGTCAGAGGGATGTTACGCCCGACTTGTACCACGCGACCCTTCAACCGGGCGACGAGTTGCTCCTGTGTACGGACGGCCTCTCGCGCAAGGTGACGGACGAAGCGATTCACGACATCCTCGTGAGCGCCCCGTCCGCCGAACTCGCCGCGAGCGCGCTTATCACTGCGGCCAACGACGCCGGCGGCTTCGACAACATCACCGTCATCGTTGCGCGGATGCAGCCCGTATCCGCCCGCGACCTCAACGCGACTCCGCCCGACGGCATCCCGCTCCTGGCGTCCGGGGTGTGA